The Bremerella cremea sequence GCGAAGTATCCCCACCAGCCTGCCGAATTCAGCGAGGTCGCTTCTGTGGCGGCATCGATTGCATGGCACGGCTGCCACCGTTTTTCGAGACAAACCTCTGCTTCTCCGATACGTAAACAGTCGCCGGGAGAAAGTTGTTGCAGGTCGATGCCTGCGAGCGTGATGTTCTCTCCCACACTGCCAGGGGGAAACGATGGGACATCGTCCGCGAATCGCTGAAGAAGCTCCAGATTAAACAGGGTAACGGCACGCTCACGGGCATAGTGCTGCTCGTAGCGATGGCCATCCCCTTGAAATCCTTGCGGCGTCAACACTGCGGCAGCAACCGCAGTGCGGGGAATTCCACCATTAGAGAGACAAACGGCTACGACCTGACCGCGTGGTAAATTCATGGGTTATCACCGTAAATGCTTCCGAGGCCGGAGTTTTCGCCAGCGCGGTGGTTGACGAGACAGGGGTCTGGCTTTTCTAATCTCAGGATTCGGTTTCCATTCTGCGAGCTCCCCGTACCCGCGCATATAGCGCTTCCGTTTTATTCGACCGAAGGTTTGTAATGTCTGAAGACACCCTCCAGTGGCCACTTCCGTATGGCAGCTTTCCGTCTGATTCGATTGTAGCGACCGATGACGAATACGACGAAGATGTCGAAGAGGATTTCGATGAGGATGACTTCGACGACGATTTCGACGAAGACTTCGAGGAATTCGAAGACGAAACCACTTCCGATGAAGATAATTTCGAAGACGACCTAATCGAAGAAGATGACGACGATGAAGGCTTCGAAGAAGAGTTCTTCGATGATGAGGAAGAATCGGAAGACTCCGATTCCGACGAAAAAGAAGAGGAAGAAAAGGAAGATGACGACTAGAGGGCCTTGCAGCTGAACCTAGTGTTATCTCCATAGGTCTAATACGGAGGCCACGTCTCAGGGCGGGCCTTCGACTACTTTAGGATTCCGTGCAAGGAGCAACGACGCTCCTTGCTTGGTTTAATGCCTCCGAGGAAGATGAGATTCGATGTTTGAAAGCATCCCGCAGCATGTTTCGTTTCCCGCCCTGGAAACCCAAATCCTCGACTATTGGCAAGAGAACCAGATTTACGAGAAGTCCCTGGCAGCTCGCGCCGGCAGCAAGCCGTTCGTCTTCTACGAAGGCCCCCCCACTGC is a genomic window containing:
- a CDS encoding MOSC domain-containing protein; this encodes MNLPRGQVVAVCLSNGGIPRTAVAAAVLTPQGFQGDGHRYEQHYARERAVTLFNLELLQRFADDVPSFPPGSVGENITLAGIDLQQLSPGDCLRIGEAEVCLEKRWQPCHAIDAATEATSLNSAGWWGYFASVVTPGMVCCEAEAEVICQASSP